The following coding sequences lie in one Sorghum bicolor cultivar BTx623 chromosome 6, Sorghum_bicolor_NCBIv3, whole genome shotgun sequence genomic window:
- the LOC8055982 gene encoding putative cis-zeatin O-glucosyltransferase, with the protein MGSMAVDTMESVAVVAVPFPAQGHLNQLLHLSLLLASRGLSVHYAAPPPHVRQARARVHGWDPKALGSIEFHDLDVPAYDSPPPDLAAPSPFPNHLMPMFEAFAAAARAPLAALLQRLSATHRRVAVVFDRLNPFAATEAARLGNGEAFGLQCVAISYDLGWLDPGHRLIRDYGLQFLAPDACMSKEFVDFVLRMEEAEQGAPVAGLVMNTCRALEGEFIDVVAAQPSFQGQRFFAVGPLNPLLLDADARTTPGRRHQALEWLDKQPPASVLYVSFGTTSCLHAEQVAELAAAIKGSKQRFIWVLRDADRADIYADASGESRHAKFLSEFTEETRGIGLLITGWAPQLEILAHGATAAFMSHCGWNSTMESLSHGKPVLAWPMHSDQPWDSELLCKYLKAGLLVRPWEKHADIIPAQAIQKVIEEAMLSDSGMAVRQRAKELGEAVRASVADGGNSRKDLDDFIGYITR; encoded by the coding sequence ATGGGCAGTATGGCGGTTGACACGATGGAATCGGTTGCCGTGGTGGCCGTGCCGTTCCCGGCGCAGGGCCATCTGAACCAGCTGCTCCACCTGTCGCTGCTGCTCGCCTCGCGGGGCCTCTCCGTGCACtacgcggcgccgccgccgcacgtccggcaggcgcgcgcgcgcgtgcaCGGCTGGGACCCCAAGGCGCTGGGCTCCATCGAGTTCCACGACCTCGACGTGCCGGCGTACGACTCTCCGCCCCCGGACCTTGCCGCGCCGTCGCCGTTCCCGAACCACCTCATGCCCATGTTCGAGgccttcgccgccgccgcgcgcgccccgCTCGCGGCGCTCCTCCAGCGCCTCTCCGCCACCCACCGCCGCGTGGCCGTCGTGTTCGACCGCCTCAACCCCTTCGCCGCCACGGAGGCGGCGCGGCTGGGCAACGGCGAGGCGTTCGGGCTGCAGTGCGTCGCCATCTCCTACGACCTCGGGTGGCTGGACCCCGGGCACCGGCTCATCCGCGACTACGGCCTCCAGTTCCTCGCCCCCGACGCCTGCATGTCCAAGGAGTTCGTGGATTTCGTCCTCCGGATGGAGGAGGCCGAGCAGGGCGCGCCCGTCGCCGGCCTGGTCATGAACACGTGCCGCGCGCTCGAGGGCGAGTTCATCGACGTGGTCGCCGCGCAGCCGTCGTTCCAGGGCCAGAGGTTCTTCGCGGTCGGGCCGTTGAACCCGCTGCTGCTCGACGCGGACGCACGGACGACGCCGGGACGACGACATCAGGCCCTGGAGTGGCTCGACAAGCAGCCGCCGGCGTCGGTGCTCTACGTCTCGTTCGGCACGACGTCGTGCCTCCACGCCGAGCAGGTCGCGGAGCTCGCCGCGGCGATCAAGGGCAGCAAGCAGCGGTTCATCTGGGTGCTGCGCGACGCCGACCGCGCCGACATATACGCCGACGCGTCCGGCGAGAGCCGGCACGCCAAGTTCCTGTCCGAGTTCACCGAGGAAACTCGAGGCATCGGGCTGCTGATCACCGGGTGGGCGCCGCAGCTGGAGATCCTGGCGCACGGCGCCACGGCGGCGTTCATGAGCCACTGCGGCTGGAACTCGACCATGGAGAGCCTGAGCCACGGGAAGCCAGTGCTGGCCTGGCCCATGCACTCCGACCAGCCCTGGGACTCGGAGCTGCTGTGCAAGTACCTCAAGGCGGGGCTCCTGGTGAGGCCATGGGAGAAGCACGCGGACATCATACCGGCGCAGGCCATCCAGAAGGTGATCGAGGAGGCGATGCTATCTGACAGCGGCATGGCGGTGCGGCAGCGGGCAAAGGAGCTCGGGGAGGCGGTTCGCGCCTCCGTGGCCGACGGCGGGAACTCCCGTAAGGATCTCGACGACTTCATTGGCTACATCACGAGGTGA